CATACAAAAAAAGAAAACCGCGTCATTATTTGTCAAAGCAAATTTTGCTTTTTCACATTATAGCGCGGTTTTCTAAAGTATGTAAAGCTAAATTAGAGCTTGAGATCTCCAAGATCCTCTCCCTCTTTTTCTTTTTCAGCTGCTCTTTTTGAGCCCTCGGGCTCTTCAATCTTAAGATTTACTCTTGCGTGGTTCTTAAGACCTATCACTCTTACGAGAGTTCTAATTGCTCTTGCAATAGAGCCTTGCTTTCCGATTATTAAACCCATATCTTCTGGGTTTACTCTCAAAGAAAGCAAAACACCCATTTCATCAACTTTCCTATCTACTTTAACATCATCCGGGTGATCGACAAGTGATTTTACTAGGTTGTCAAGAAAATCTTTGTCTTGTTGCTCAGCCATATTTTTCTTCGAGTAGTATTTATACCACTCGTATCAATCATAATCGACCTTTCCCTTCAGGATACAATCCCTCAGGACTTTATTTACTTTTTCTTAAAAGATATACCATTATTAAAAAATTATCTTTTTTTGTCAAACATTCTAAAACTATCCAAAAAATTTTCTTAAACTTTTAAGGAAAATTACAACATCAAAAGTGATTGATCTATTTTTAATATAATAAAGATCGTATTGAAACTTTTCTCTAGCTTCTTTCACGGAAGTAGATGGTGGATAGTTAATTTGAGCCCAACCTGTGAGTCCTGGCTTTACCTTGTGCCGCAAAGAATAAAAAGGAATTACCTTTTCATATTGCTTGGCTAATTTTTTCCATTCAGGACGAGGACCAATAATACTTATATCGCCCCGTAGCATATTTAAAAATTGAGGAAGTTCATCAATATGTGTAAATCTTAGAAATCTTCCCACGAAAGTAATTTCTCTTTTATCTTTTTCTCTCCATATTTTTTTGCTGTTATTTTTTACATGCATAGACCTAAATTTATATGATTGAAAAATTCTTCCATCTTTACCTACTCTTTCTTGAATAAAGAAAATTGGCCCTTTTGAATTAATTTTTATTAAAATAGCAACTATGGGGAAAAACGATATGAAAAATAAACTTCCAATAGAAGCGATAAAAAAATCCAACATTCTTTTTAGAGTAGTATAGGCTTTTTCTTCCCTAATAAAACTATTAAATATGTTCGGATCTTTAATGCCAGAAAGCGCTATTTTTTTTGTAGTTTCTTCATAAAAATCAAAGAAGCTTTCAATTTCTATTTCTGGAAAAGAGAAAAATAATTTTTGAGAGTTTTTAACCTCTGGAGATATAATAATTTTCTTTATTTTTTTATTTTTAATTATGTTATGGATTTCATCTATGTTTGTGCTTTCATTAAAATCCCCTTCGATTTTATAAAGTAACTTTGAATTTTTAATATAATTTATTAAATCTTTCTTTTCCGAAAAACTCCCCCAAAAAATAATTTTTTCTTTATTCA
This DNA window, taken from Candidatus Paceibacterota bacterium, encodes the following:
- a CDS encoding KH domain-containing protein, with product MAEQQDKDFLDNLVKSLVDHPDDVKVDRKVDEMGVLLSLRVNPEDMGLIIGKQGSIARAIRTLVRVIGLKNHARVNLKIEEPEGSKRAAEKEKEGEDLGDLKL
- a CDS encoding sugar transferase; protein product: MKYRIIRRFILLSGDISLIFFSLYIALILRWSKLISPRIFIYFFKQFSWLFLFWIFLFFIFDFYSLNIRFRSFDFYRYFSVFLFLAMFSGILYFYLFPSIAIAPKTILFLNIGIFSILFILWHSFFDWIFKRSVNKEKIIFWGSFSEKKDLINYIKNSKLLYKIEGDFNESTNIDEIHNIIKNKKIKKIIISPEVKNSQKLFFSFPEIEIESFFDFYEETTKKIALSGIKDPNIFNSFIREEKAYTTLKRMLDFFIASIGSLFFISFFPIVAILIKINSKGPIFFIQERVGKDGRIFQSYKFRSMHVKNNSKKIWREKDKREITFVGRFLRFTHIDELPQFLNMLRGDISIIGPRPEWKKLAKQYEKVIPFYSLRHKVKPGLTGWAQINYPPSTSVKEAREKFQYDLYYIKNRSITFDVVIFLKSLRKFFG